The Salarias fasciatus chromosome 12, fSalaFa1.1, whole genome shotgun sequence DNA segment acaagaagaagaagatcgtGATGGTCGTATTTCTGAACCTTTTTCCCCAAACTGCCTCGAGGAAAACCTGAATCTCTGATTCAAACCGTTTTGGCGGACACTTCtggaagctttttttaaagcttaGGGATTTTTTTGGTTCCAAATCACAgcgctttttcttttctcggaCTCAGTTTGGATCAAACATTActgcactgtgtttttttcctttggttcCTCTGCCGTTTCCATCGAAAGCAGCAAACAGACACCAAACAATGCAACGTAAACGTGAAAATGTTGTTTAAACGGGGACTCAAATTAATGcctctgtcagtttttttttgtaatattgcACATGTCGATATCACAGTCATAATAACAAATATATTGTTACAGCTCTATTAAGAGCgtatacatttatttttgtgaataaCTTTTGGTCCAATGTTAAAATACATCCTAACAAGAACTTCCCCCTGGGATTAATGCAGTatctctactctactctactctacagCCTTCACCGCCTCCGTCATGTGGTTTTAAGAAGCGGTGTGGCCGTTGTGAACCAGCATCAGTGCCTTCAGACTTTGGTatgattaaattaaaaagtCAGTAAATGTAAATGGAGGGGGGATTCTTCAGGGTGGAAGTGATGCCAGAGCGATTCTTCGTCTGTTGTTCAGTTTCGGGGCTTCCTCCTGCGTCCACCGCGGTCCTGAGCGTTCTTCCTCTGGATTAGTTTGGACGCCTCTCCTGGCGATTGGTCAGGACACCTCGGCCAGTTCACTGATGCAGctcttctgcttctgtttgctgAAAAGCGAGGTGAGGCGGGCCGAGccgaggctccgcccactctgCTCTGCCAGGTCTTCGGCTTCGGCGCAGTCCGCATACTGGACGTGGCGGTCCATCGAGATGGGGGCGTGTCCGAGGGCTGGCAGCGGGCACGACCCCATCCTGGGACAGTGGGAGATGACTACCGACAGGGGGAGGTGGGAAACCGCCACCAGGCCGCCCCCTATGGGAGACACGTGGGCGGGACAGTGGGTGGCGCTCTCGCAGTCGCCGCTGCTGTGCTCCGCGAAGACGTCCAGACTGAGGCCGTTGGCTTTCAGCCGGATGGAGTCCGTGATGCTGTTGTGGGCGGAGTTCCGCTTGCTGCCGCCGGACGGAAACAGCTCCTGCCGGCCCAGGATGTGGCGCCGGATGATCTTGCGGAAGGTCTGCCGGAACTCGCGGATGCGGTAGGCGTAGATGAAGGGGTTGACCACGGAGTTGGCGTGGGAGAGGATGATGGCCACGTTCAGGACCCACGCCGGCGGGCGCTGGCACTCGCTGCAGAGCAGGGTGAAGCAGTTGATGATGTGTAGCGGCAGCCAGCACACGGTGAACAGCCCCACGATGATGGCCAGGGACTTGGCGGCCTGGACCTCCTTCTGCAGCGTGGAGCGCGTCTTCGTCTTCTCGCCGTGAGCCGCCTTCACCTCGATCAGCTTCAGCTGGTGGCGGGCGGCCATGAAGATGCACAGGTAGATGgccagcatcagcagcagcgggaTCAGCACGCACACGAAGAAGTTGAAGTAGACCATGTACTCCATCACCACCACGTTCTCGAACTTGCACTCCACCAGGCCGGGCGAGCACGACCTGTTACGGCTCGGGGGCGTCGGGGGTGTGTGGTGCGTCGGGGACGTCGGGTGCTTGACGTGCCAGCCCATCATGGGGGTCAGACCGATGGCGATGGACAGGACCCAGCAGAGGGCGATGATGCCTCGAGCCCGCTCGCCCGTCACCAAGCTGTTGTACCTGGAGAGGAGAGCGGAGGAACGTCAGCTCCACGTGGCGAGGGTCAAAAGTCAGAGGTCGGTTCAAAGGTCGCCCGTCCCCCCAGAGAAAACACTTTTCAGgctttgaaaacacacaaagcagagGGAGCTAATTCCAGGTCACTGTTGGGTGGGCGGGGTTCCTGAGGGCTGTTTTTGGGAGGTCCAGAATTTGACAGCATGAAGGTTCGTGCTCTATttggtgctttaaaaaaaaagttgaactgAATGGAAGGCCAGATCTGACAACCACTGCAGCCACTGGACCAGTTACAGTCATGGTTTTGTACTTGAGCTCCAGGAAATTACCCCCCCGTGGTGCaaaccagcaggaaaacacaaggaaaatggatctttttcactttttcactaAGAGCATCACTGAAACTGAGCTCTACTATCACATGAGATTCGTAATGAGAttagagaggagagagaatccAGAGGAAATCTTCACCAACACACAGATCATTTGTCTCTGCAGTTCAGTTTGTGCCATCGTGAGTCGCCTCCAGTTACTCCGGGCAGCGGTGACAGAAAACACCGACGGGAACCCTGCCAAGAATGAAAGAACCTTCCTGTAATATGATTAGATTGTTGTGTAATCATTCAGCCTCATAAACTCTCCTCTGGATTTATGCGAGCGTGTGATCAGTCACGGAGGAGCCTGTTTTCAGCAGAGCGCCCTCTTCGACAGGCCACAGCATCAGACGCTGGGAGCACATGACCTGAAACAAAAGCTAGAGGAGGGGGCGGCTGAGGCGCTCTgagcagccgctcctcttcGAACGACTCTCCACGCTCTGATACACATCGGCACAGTTCAGGTACAGCaactgagctgcagagctgctgtctctctgcctgcagcaTCGACATTAGCGTGAACTACAGCTGCTGTCGCAAAGCTGCAGTTCCTCTATTAGCATTGACCTGAGCCAGCTCTCAATTCCAGTAAACCCCTGTTCATTAACCCTGCATCAGACGCAGCTGCAGACTCTGATAACGTTACCTCGAAGGAAACAGTGACGAGTAAACAGCGTGCGGCTGTTTGCGGCAGTGATGTACGGCTTACTTTATCGTACAAACAGCCGGTTTGGGTTTCGGTGACAGTCACCTCCAGACTGAAGCAACTGGCAGATGCTATTTCAATCCGTCACAGGAAGCAATGTGGTtagagcaacaaaaaaaaaagagaaagaaatcacacacgaagaaacaggaagagcgTCCGAAATATGTGAAAATGTACTGAAAGATTTCTGAAGTAGTTCAAATGATTCTCGTTAAAAAGCTTCTTCAGTGCAAGAAAAGGGCGCTTTGGGCTCTACGTTAGGGAGTTTAGTGTCAAAAGCATCCTTATTGTCCAGGTGTACACCCGATAAAGAGCTGAATTTACCACCAAATTAAGAccaagcttaaaaaaataaaacaagaagtaccgttttcacacttttttgtaTTGTAATATCCAAAAAAAGGACGTGGGAAAAGTTGTATGAGAGTAGTTTGCAGCTCTTActgtaaaaaaatgtacatgaaATGATCTGTAAACATAATAAAAGTGAACAGGAGTGTCTGGGTggtgtctgggtgtgtgtgcacggcGTTTTAAAGTCGTCCGTGAAGTGTCATTTCTCCGATGAAGCACTTCTCGTCCCGGAACCaagcgaggggaaaaaaagggataAACAAACGAAAGCGCTTCAGGACTCCTCAAAGGACGGAGTCTATTTCGGGCGGAACGGCAGCGCAGTgtgggagagcagctgagatATTTGGCTTCTTTCTATCACATTCTTCAAATGTTAAAGTGCAAAAGGTTAATGCTGCGAAAACAAGGCCACCCCCCGTCACGCACACAAATAAAGGCCGCCGCAGAGGAAGCGTCTCggatctgcaggaggaagagacggGGATCCTGAGGCGGAACCGCCGGGGCCGGTCGGCCCGGAGCGACGGCCGGACCGAGCCCGGAGACGGCCCACTGCTTCCACAGAGAAACCACAGGAAGGTTACGTGGAGGCTACCGAGTCTGTATAAGCAATTAAAGAAGTATTTATTTGATTGCTCTGGAGGGACGGGGGCGTCCTCCAGAGAGACGCCATTTCTGGACGCACTCGTTCGGCCAAAACTTTGTGGTTCAAAGGTCACGTCTTCGGCAATGGTCCCAATATGAAATATGAAGCGCTATGATGAGAGCCAGGCTGCCTGGGActcacaaacatttcaaatgatttcCAGGATGCTCTTTTTACTCACTATTTTGATTTTACGTTTTTAATTTTAACAGTTTAGCCAATTATTTCAGTTTCATCCTacttttgtggttttatttattcGTTACTAATAATTTTTACTGTTAAGACTGTAATTTAAAACTGGGTGATATCTCTTtactgtttatattttattacatttctaaTTGTTTTGAACTCCATCAATggtttttgtaaaaatgtgtgcaGGTACACTGAAGGCCGGCTACCAAGccatgtttgtttgtatgtCCCTAATGTGATGGAGCCTCCTGGTCACCGACCTGAGCGGGATCTTGATGGCGATGTAGCGGTCGATGGCGATGGCCAGCAGGCTGAAGATGGAGCTCTGCGTGAGGATGACCACGAAGCAGGCGATGAAGAGGCAGCCGTAGAAGTTGGAGCTGAAGCCGGTGCTGATGGCGATGGCGAAGGGGATGGCCAGGACGCCCACGGCGATGTCGGCCACCGCCAGCGACACCACGAAGAAGTTGGTGATGGTCTGCAGGTTGCTGTTGAGGTACACGGCCCAGCAGACCAGCACGTTGCCCAGCACGGAGAAGGCGGcgatcagcagctccaggacgatGTAGAGGACTTCGACGGGGTCGTCCACCATGGCGAGACGAGCGGCGGGGTCACtaatgaggagggaggaaacCTCGCCACAACGTCCATAGCTGCAGCCTCCTCAGAATCCCCCGGAACGTCCGCCAGAGTCACCCAGACGGCGGAAACGGCCGAGAAGAGCTGGACCGAGCTCCGGGGTGAGACGTCATCACTGCCGAGTCCTGGAAGACGAGGcgccgtcccccgtcccccgtcctccgtcccctccCCGCCGGTGAGGCCAGAAACCTGCAGTTGTTTATGAGGCTGCAGCAAAAAGAAGAGCAGAAGTGAGAAAGAGGAAACCGTCAGGGAAGGGAAGTCACAAAACTTGCATCAGATAGGTTTGAGAGAGAAGAGAAGTCGAACACAGGCTCTCTGAAAACGCTCCTTCAGTATTTCTTAGGTTTGCTGCTCAGGAGGTTTAGTTTCATCTTCTGAAAAAGGAgcacatctaaaaaaaaaaaaggtctgaaacCGAAAATGGCCGGGAAGGTTAAATGTTTGTGTTAAAGTAGCTGAAACATGCAGATGAGCCTCCGCATGTTTGTGAGATTCTGAAGTCCTCTATAAACAgctgagaaagaaagagagagagagagagagagagagagagagcgagagcgagagcgagagcgagagcacATCACCGCACATAACActgcggtgcagtggttagcactgacACCTCATTGTGACACGGTTCGACGCCTCGTCGGCCTCTTTATCAGATCCCGGATGAAGCGCGCTAACAGACTGAGATCAAGTACAACCCGGAGTCGCGCTCGCCCAGCCTGTTGGCTTGATCCGAAGGTAGTGTGCAAATCAATCTGAATacggcaaaaaaaaagtggagtgTTGGAAATGACAGGTGAGGCTGCggtgaaaaagagaaacaaaagagaTCAAAGACATAAGAATTTCTACAACCCTGAAAATATCATATAAAAATCAGTCAGTAAAAGTCGTGGGGGGCCAGTGGAGGAAATGTCTCTCAAGACTAAAACAGCATCTCTTCTACAGGATGAGCTGCtttaactttattttcaaacaaaGTCCAGCTCTTCAGGACTTCTTATGGTAACGAAGTCCGATAACGGCGTCCTCTGGTGTCCTCGCCCTGAGCGAACGGCACCGCAGGCAGATTCCTCAATGAGCTAGCGCTGCTAGCGGATAGCAGCTGCTGTGTGCGGCAGAATTCCCTGGGAGGGAATGTCTTCTGGAGGTTACGTGGAGTTTTTGAAGATAGCAGCTGTGTAGGAACACAAAGGTCTTTGCTCTCCCAGTCCCAGTCCTCCCTCTGGGTCgggtcagaaaaaaaaagcctttctaCCAAAACCCCATATTTGTTATTTCTCAGCTGATAGTCATCTGTTCTTTCTATCGGACTTACAAATGAAGCTTTTGTCGGTCTCCATGTCAGAGAGGTTGGGTGTCAGATTTCAAAGATCTGCCATGTTTTATGCAGCCGtggtgtaaaaaaacaacaatcccaGAGGAGGCTGGAAGGAAATCATCAAGAGCAGCAGAGATTCTCCCATGCTAGCTACCAATCCTACAACAACAAGATGTCCTGAGACAGAAACGACCAAACACATCAGAGGATCTCGGGGGACAAGCGGAGTGAGGTTCAGATCAGCTCCTTCAGGACTTTCAGGACATGTCGTCGTGTTCAGACGGAGATCGCCGCATTCAGAGGATCAAAGATCAGTCAGTCGGACTTCTCAGCATCGCTTCAACTCACAGTCAGCGAGAACAAACCGCAGACGAACACCGTGAAGACGTGAACACACGGCGATAACCATCGACGTCTtcaaaaaaaagcagctgcGTTGACAAGAGTCCGTCCGGCGCAGGAACCGAAACACATCCCACGTCCTCCACaaccgaacacacacacacacacacacggcttcaCACACTC contains these protein-coding regions:
- the adora2aa gene encoding adenosine A2a receptor a; translated protein: MVDDPVEVLYIVLELLIAAFSVLGNVLVCWAVYLNSNLQTITNFFVVSLAVADIAVGVLAIPFAIAISTGFSSNFYGCLFIACFVVILTQSSIFSLLAIAIDRYIAIKIPLRYNSLVTGERARGIIALCWVLSIAIGLTPMMGWHVKHPTSPTHHTPPTPPSRNRSCSPGLVECKFENVVVMEYMVYFNFFVCVLIPLLLMLAIYLCIFMAARHQLKLIEVKAAHGEKTKTRSTLQKEVQAAKSLAIIVGLFTVCWLPLHIINCFTLLCSECQRPPAWVLNVAIILSHANSVVNPFIYAYRIREFRQTFRKIIRRHILGRQELFPSGGSKRNSAHNSITDSIRLKANGLSLDVFAEHSSGDCESATHCPAHVSPIGGGLVAVSHLPLSVVISHCPRMGSCPLPALGHAPISMDRHVQYADCAEAEDLAEQSGRSLGSARLTSLFSKQKQKSCISELAEVS